The sequence TCCCGAACTCCGCTGGGTGCGGCGCGACGGGCGCCCCTTTCGCTCACAACTGAGTTTCGCCTTCCCGGCTGTGCGCGAGTACAAACTGGCCCTGCTTCGTGAGATCCTGGCCTACAAACCTGACGGCATCTTCTTCGACTGGATCCGGACAGGCGACGTCCGGGACGGCCCGCAGACGGACGCGGACGGCATCGCGATTCACGGGTACGAACAGCCAAATGTCGAGATATTCAAGAGGCAATACGGGCTCGAAGCGACTGCGGTCCCGAACAACGAGGAGCGTTGGATCCAAATCCGTGCGGATCCGCAGACACTCTTCATGCGCGACGCGGCGGCGATGATTCGGAAAGCTGATCCGAAGATGCCGATCACCGCCTTGGTACATCATCCCTGGGGCTACCGCGGCGGACCGACGGAGACACCGTACAAGGATTGCCGCAACGGGTTGCTCCTGGACATTCGCCGCTGGGCGGCCGATCGCCTGGTCGATGAGTTCATTCCCGCGGGATACTACCGCAACGACGGCAACGCAGAGAAAGCCTATCGTTGGCTACAGGAGGAGACTCAAGGCAAGCCACGCGTCGGGGTGTTTGGGTGGATCGCATCTCCGGAGCAGTTCACAGGCGACACGCAACTCGTTGAGAAGCTGGGCGCGTCGGAACTGCTGCTTTGGGAATCGGATTATCTCGGCCTGCCGCCGGCCAAGGCCGACCTGGTCAGCGTGATGGGCAGCTACGCCCAGTCGCAGGCCAAGAAGGACAAGTGAGGCGACCCGATGGAGCTTGGGTGAGCATGGAGCCGACCAGTCTGTTTGAACTTTCTCCGGCAGCCCGCTGCCTGGTGCGGGAACTGCGCCGTCAGGTGCTCGCCGATCAGATCAAGATGAATAGCCTCCTGCCGTCGGTCAGGACCATCGCGGCACAGGCGGGAGTCTCCGCATTCCCCGTTCAGCAGGCCCTCAAGTACATCGAACGACAGGGCTGGGCCAAGCGAAGGAACAGCAAGTCACGTCTTCGAATCGTACCGGCGGCCCGCCAGCGAGCGAAGGATGATCTGCAATATGAGCCGCCGCTGATCATCAACCTCGTTTCACCGCTTCATAAGGCACTCAGCTACGAGTACCGAGTGACCGCGATCGCCCAGCGCATGGTTGCTTACTTCGGCCGTTGCTCAGCCCGGCATGTCTATATTGACATCTCGAAAGGCCCCCAGGCTCTCTACCCGGTGTTTGAGGAGAACGAGCCAATTCCGAACGAAGTGGGATACGTCCTGGTCAGCATGCCTCAGTCGTATCACGCGGTTTTTCACTCCCGGGATCTTCCTTGCGTCGTGAGCGGGTACGTGCACCCGGATAACAACTTGCCCTCGATCTGTGAGGACATGGAACTGATCGGCTACACGGTGGGTTCGGTCCTGTGCCCAGGCGGCCGCGCGGTCATGCTCCACTATGGCGAACTGGTCGGGGGGGAAGTGAAACTGATCGATGGCGTGCGGCGCGCGGCGAACGAACTGGGTGTCCCTTCTCCGCGCCAACAAGATTTCTACATTTCCGTGCCGGAAGACTTCGCCGAATGCGAAACGCGGATCACACAGCTGCTTTCTCGCGGCCATGCTCCCGCGGGCATCCTCGCGATGAGGCCCGAGATCGCCATGCTCACACTCAAGGTCGCCGCGCGGATGCGAATCCGTGTTCCGGACAATCTCCAGTTGGTCGGCTACGGAACGCCGCACCAGACGTATGAGCTGTCCTACCCGGCGATCACGTCGGTGGGACCAGGCTCGGACGACGAACTTGCCCGCATCTGTTCGGAGCTTCTCGCTCAGTCGCTGGGCCGACGCCCCGATGTTGCCCCCCGACTGATCTTGGAGTCCAAGTTCATTGAGAGGCAGACAACCCGCCCGCGTGGGCGGGAAATGACGAACTGAACGGCCACGAACGTATGCGGCCGGGCCCTGTGACGGAAGGAGAAGAGGTCATGAGCAAGTGCACTCGTGCGGTAATGGTCGCCCTCCTGGCGACTTCGCCCCTAATGGCAGCCTCCACGCTATTCCAGGAGGACTTCGAGACCGGCCCGGTCGGCGCCTACGTGGTCGGAATTAACGGGTGGACAGGCACGGCCTACCTCAAGTACTCGGACACCGTCATCGACCAGGGGCTGTCGGCCGGCAGCGGGTACGACGGTTCCGTCGGCGACGCCTGGGTCACCATGAACAAGACGTTCACCAATACCGTGACTCCGGGCGAGCAGCTGGTGTGGAGCGCCACCCTGTGGTCTCACAACGCCGGCGGCAGCTATGCCCACATCGAACTCCACCAGTCGGGCACCGTCGGTACGGTCGGTGTCATGCAAGTCTACACCGGATACGGGACTCTCGACTTCGCCATGTTCGACCTCGGCGGTACCCAACTGCTCAACGCACGGGTACCGCAGCTCTTGGTTCCGGTGGACGTCAAGGTCGTCCTGAGCGAATCACCTTACCGGACCGACTGCTACTACCGGCAGCATGGCACTGCAGAATGGACCTGGGTCACCGGCGTCGACCTCGGCTTGCCTCTGGCCAGCTACGACAATGTGACCGTCTACGGCCACAACTACGACAGCGGCGAGGGCAACGGACAAACCGATTCGATTCTCCTGGTCGCGGAGTCAAGCCCTCCGGGCAAGGCCAGCACGCCCCTTCCGGAGGACGGATCCGCCGGCGTGGCGGTCAACTTCTCGCTGAGCTGGACGCCCGGCGGCGGCCAGACGACGCAGAAGGTGTACTTCGGCACGACCAATCCCCCACCGTTTGTGGCCAGCCAGGTCGACAGCACCTACACGCCGCCAACCCTGGCCGCGAGCACAACCTACTACTGGCGCATCGACGAGGCGAATAATGCCGGAACAACGACCGGTGACGTCTGGAGCTTTACCACCCAGGGACCGTGGTCCAGCCCGGACGTGCTATTCGAGGAGTACTTCGAAGGCGGTACGCCAGGCGGCTACGTCGCGGGTACCAACGGCTG comes from Phycisphaerae bacterium and encodes:
- a CDS encoding family 10 glycosylhydrolase, whose amino-acid sequence is MRSTFSLIGSLLLATFCHAADTRPAPDGRCILSSPVTHSDWMVRKPAPKWGPEGVRQILDRCREAGLHRVYWRCFDGGRGLYPSRLLEPLHGFDEDNYHRGRDSEWLLDVLKPLDWGSFDTLKEAINYGRKIGIEVHAWLSINEDDHGWGLTSRFSRAHPELRWVRRDGRPFRSQLSFAFPAVREYKLALLREILAYKPDGIFFDWIRTGDVRDGPQTDADGIAIHGYEQPNVEIFKRQYGLEATAVPNNEERWIQIRADPQTLFMRDAAAMIRKADPKMPITALVHHPWGYRGGPTETPYKDCRNGLLLDIRRWAADRLVDEFIPAGYYRNDGNAEKAYRWLQEETQGKPRVGVFGWIASPEQFTGDTQLVEKLGASELLLWESDYLGLPPAKADLVSVMGSYAQSQAKKDK
- a CDS encoding substrate-binding domain-containing protein — protein: MSMEPTSLFELSPAARCLVRELRRQVLADQIKMNSLLPSVRTIAAQAGVSAFPVQQALKYIERQGWAKRRNSKSRLRIVPAARQRAKDDLQYEPPLIINLVSPLHKALSYEYRVTAIAQRMVAYFGRCSARHVYIDISKGPQALYPVFEENEPIPNEVGYVLVSMPQSYHAVFHSRDLPCVVSGYVHPDNNLPSICEDMELIGYTVGSVLCPGGRAVMLHYGELVGGEVKLIDGVRRAANELGVPSPRQQDFYISVPEDFAECETRITQLLSRGHAPAGILAMRPEIAMLTLKVAARMRIRVPDNLQLVGYGTPHQTYELSYPAITSVGPGSDDELARICSELLAQSLGRRPDVAPRLILESKFIERQTTRPRGREMTN